A stretch of DNA from Lotus japonicus ecotype B-129 chromosome 4, LjGifu_v1.2:
TTCTATTTAGGCCAAATTGGAAGAGTTTATTTAAGCATACCTTACAGCATAAGCGTTTATGCAAGTGTTTAGGAGAACTTATGTAAATAATTTATGACCTATCTATAATCTCTTTTTGacattattttcataagttgttcagattagcttatgaataaacggCGATACCTACCGATAAACTAATTTTAGCTTATTCCAATAACCTTCTCAAATTTGCTTCTAAAATAGCGCTTATACAATAATCGCTTATTTCCATAAGCTTTTAATTAAATTGGACAATTAAGGTTGCAAACAGGATAAGGATACTGGAAAACTATGCTACAGCTTTCCCCAATCTTGGAGGTCATAGATATCAAAACTTGTGGGCTATCATGTACATAGGCTTTATGTGTTACCTTTTTCTTCTTATGTATTGCTTTTCTTAATCACCTGGGTTGTTCTTAAGTCcgttttttttcttattaagTGCATGTTGAATTCATGATGGAAAACTATTGTCAGTAGACAAAATTAACTTCCCTTAGCTTTTGTGTATGTCCACCGTAATTTTGACTAAATCATGGTTTTGCACCTGAATGCACTAAAATAGTTTCTGctctcaaaagaaaaatatatagaaGTTTTCCATGTTTTAATAAAGGGTCTTACCAAACCTTCCAAAGATTTCTGAGCATAGAGCATTATAATAGGACCAAGATCAAACTGCTTAAACCCTCTTCCCATCATAGCAATCAAAACCCTTTGAAAAATGTCAATTCTGAGAACTGTCAAATCTTCACCCCACCAATGAACTACTGGCCTTCTGTGAGATGCCATGGAGGAAGACATCACTCCATCACTGCTACATTGACTTCTTGCAGGTGAACATAACTGGCTTTGCTTGGAGGCCATGTATGCAATTGCATCTATGCATCGGTTCACCAATTTCGCTTTCTCTGCAACTTGAAGAAGCGTTTCTGGCATATGCAAGACAGAAACAGCTCCGGAAATGGTTTCTAGTGCCACTTCATTCAAGTAAAAATCACTCCTTCCCACCAAATTTCCAATGGAATTGTCTTCTGTCATCTCAAGATACTCTGCCACGCAGCGAAGCATAGCGATGTTTTCAACGCTTATTTCGAAATTTATCCCATAGCAGAACTTTGCTGCTAAATCAAATGCTTCTGCTCCCCCGGGGACATTCGAGAGTTCAATAAATGAAACATCAGCTTCACTAGATTCTGAAACCAGCTTCCTTATGTATCCACACTTGGAAATTAATGGAAACTGCAAATTACATCAcaagatatgaagaaaagtTCAATAATTATGTACACAAATATCTTGCTTCATAATCTAAGGtctttttgaatataaaaagcaaataaattgactggaaagaaaagaaaagaaatagcATGTATGATGTGCTATCCACAGTTGATTGGAAATTAACAAGAGCTATATATCAGTACTCTCCATATAATGATCCTCTGATTGATTAGATTGATACATGCAGCAAAAGATACATGTTGGTTGAATTGGTTCACTACCTTATGTAATGAAAAGGAAGCATTGTCAATTTGAACAGTGACATCACTTGGAATCTCCTGGGGAAAATTCCTGTAAATAAGTAGTTCAAGAAGCCACAGGTTTTCAGTAATTTTACACATAACATGTAAGAAAGTTGGGAgcatatggaataagagaattCGATGAATGAGTTTCAGAGGGTTAAAAAGTATATATACCATTCACTTGTTTTCTTCATTGCACTAGATTTAAGTTCCTTCTTCCTCAGCAAGTCACCAGCAGGCAGCAGCTGTTGTAGATTTCTCTTGATCTTGCTCCTAAAGAGtattattaagaatataatatGAAAACCATTTACATGGTTGGGTTTGATTAAGTGTTGCAAGTTTTTGTGAAAAGTGATCCAAATCAAAGGTCATCTAGTTATATTTTCTTCAGGGCAAAAGGGGTAAGGGAGCAGAATGTTGCTTACTCTATATATCCATTTGAAAATGTATTCGAATGAGAAGGTCGTCCATGCTAAACTGCACAAGTATTCTAGAAAGACAATAATGAGTAGAATCTGAAGTCAAAGACCACAAACCTTTAGAGGGTACAGCAAGGAATATATATGAGCGGTAATAGGACCATATGACTATAAGTAGGAGGAGGAGCAAAATACAAACATGAAGATGTACTTCGTGCTGTGTAGTGGGTGCTTTTAAATGATTTCGAGCGGAACACTACTACTATCAACACTCACTTTAACACTCTCTTCAACAGCACAAACAATGAGAAAGAGGATCCCATTTCACATAAGGGCTTAAATACATGGTTTGGGTCCATTCATTATTAGAATCAGTGGTTTTAACccctctttatttttttttatttgatttcaaTCCCAGTATTTTCGAAATAGCTGTGTTAGTCCTCATATAATCAATCATATTGCATTTATAacctttttttatattttctcttttttaccTATCACATCACCAATCATATATCTCATTTTGCTATCTTCAATTCCTTTCTCTTTCAAAGTGTGGGAAAAAGATATCATTTTCCTATTCAGATGCACTAAAATATGGTCCTCTTCAGAATGTTGATTAATCAAGAGACACAAAGAAAACTCACATAAAGCCAAATCAGTACCAGATGATTTTGCCATGGCACATTTTGTGGGACCGGCTTTCCAAATAATGCAGCACAAATTGATAGTGCAACACCTTCATTGCTATTATTTTCGTTTTCAATGAATCCAAATGGTATTTGATACTTCGTCAACCACTAAGCAACAAATCAGAATTGGAAAGCATCGATGACATGCAATTGAGTAGTTGGTCGAGCTTGTCGGATATGTCACTAAAATGAACAAGCACTTAAGCTCGACTTATCCAAGATGCCGCTGAGCATGAGTTAAATAGATGCATTTTGGGAAACTAGCATATTTGTCTATAAAAGAAGGAGATGAATCCTGATTTGGATGGATTGCTTGTTGATCTTTTAACCTCTTTTGACCTCTTAGTTGTTGGGACTAGAGAAGCATCTCGTATTCATTTTGTCAATCTCCCCCTTGAAGATTGATTTCAATCTAtctgttagagtcccacattggctagagatgtggccaagcaattgcttatatatggttgtgcaaaccttaactcttgagctagcttttgggttaagttaggcctccttcatggtatcagagccaatggtTATCTGACCATGGGCCTGggcccctatcctagatccatttgttgtggagacctcccatatttgggccacccgtttcattccacgctccagatgttctacactgggcgtgagggggtgtgttagagtcccacattggctagagatgtggtcaagcaattgcttatatggttgtgcaaaccttaactcttgagctagcttttgggttgagttaggcctccttcatggtatcagagccaatggttgtttgaccatgggcctgggcccctatcctagatccatttgttgtggagacctcccatatttgggccacccgtttcattccacgctccagatgttctaCACTGAGCGTGAGAgggtgtgttagagtcccacattggctagagatgtggtcaagcaattgcttatatatggttgtgcaaaccttaactcttgagctagcttttgggttgagttacatttccttcatggtatcattgAGCAGGTTCAGATCCTCTCCTTTTCTGacctaattttaattattattttttttcctctccTCCTTCAACCACACAAACCCTTAGCCGCCGCCTGCAGCCTCACAAGGGGCCGCCGCCGCCGCTCTTCCAACCGCCGCCGCTCAGTTGCTCGTCCGTCAGTCACCGAGCCGTCGCTCCTCCCCTCCAGCCGCGCGTCTGCCCAGCCCGTGGTTCTTCCTCTCTTCGCGCGTCCCTCCACCGCGCCAGAACCACCGCCCCGACCGCCCGCTCCGCCGCACGTCAGACGCGTCGCTCTCCGCCAGCCGCGCCGCCACCGGCCACTCCCTCTCTCGGATCTGCGCCTCACAACCTAGGTGAGCCCGCTCCGTTGTAGAGGAGAGACCCGACCCACCTCAAGATCCGGGTCTGCCTCCCTTGCTTCTGGTTCGCCAGCCACCGGTTCGCCAGACCGGACCGGTTCGCCAGACCGGACCGGTTCGCCAGACCGGACCGGTTCAATCCACCCGGTCCAACCGctcaagcaaaaaaaaaaaaaaccaaattcaTTTCCCCTTTTATTCTGTTTTGCAGTTTCTATGGCTACCTCCGACTCGACCACTGGCTCTCCAACCAACGACACCACTATGGTCCCTACGCCCACGGCGCCGTCGTCCTCCTCTCCCAAGTCGGATTTTCATCCGGCCCTTGCTGTCACcaacatcaaaaacaacattcctTTCAAACTCGAGATTGACAAGGATCATTATGCTTTGTGGGCTGAATTGTTTGAAACTCATGCTCACGCCACTCAGGTGCTCCACCACATCATTCCTCAAGCTGACATGGAGCCTCCTGCGCGCACCGATGCTTCCTATGCCCGGTGGGCTACTCTTGACTCTACTGTCAAACAGTGGATTTATTCCACCATCTCCTTTGACCTTCTCTCCACTGTTATGGAGAAAGGTTCTACTGCTATGGCTACTTGGAACCGTATCGCTTCTATGTTTGAGGACAATCAGAACTCCCGTGCTGTCGCCCTCGACCAGGATTTCATCTCCACTCGCATGGAGGATTTTCCTAATGTTTCGGCCTATTGTCAACGTCTGAAACATATTTCTGATCAGTTGAGGAATGTTGGTGCCCCTGTTAGTGATCATCGTCTTGTTCTCCAGTTGGTCTCTGGTCTCACTGAGCCTTTCCGTGGTGTTGCCACCCTGATCCGTCAGAGTGAGCCTTTGCCTCCTTTCCTCAAGGTCCGCTCCATGTTGATTCTAGAGGAATCTGGTCTCGCCAGGATGTCAGGTCCGGCCTCTCAGACTgctttgcacaaccatatataagcaattgctgggccacatctctagccaatgtgggactctaacactATCTTTCCACCTTGATTAATGCAACAATCTTCTCTTAGAATGTTATTCTAGCAGATCAACAGAAGTTGAACACAACTTTAGTTTATCAATGGTCACTATCTTTACTAGAATGTCTATTGCGTTCTTGCTTACAAAATTCTTCACTGTTAGGTTCTAATTTTCAAGCAATGATCTAATAAAGTGGTAACACATATCAATGTGTTTTGTCCTTGAGTGAAATGGTGAATTCTTTGCCATATGTATTGCATTATGACTATTATACTGTTAAAACACTCATCTCAACATGAATCTCAACTTTATTAACAAATCTTGAAGCCATGTCAACTCTTCACTGGCTTCTGCTACTCCTAGATACTCCACCATAATGGATAAAGCAACAATATTTTGTATCAGCGATATCCAAACCATTTTTGTGTGTTCTAGAACATGTTTTTCAATGCATATCAATTGAATGACTTGGTCATCTTGGGAAATTGAATGAGACAGTAAGCTTTTTATTTGAACTTGCATGCACATCCCCCCTAGTAGGCCCTTTGAGccattttttaacttttttaatgGTGTCCTAATTACTTAAATTCTGATATGTTGGGCCGCAAGAGAATAAAACTTCGGGGATCATCCACATTGGGCTAACATGAGCAAATTACAAGTGGATTGGACatcacatctttcacccaaaacttTAGGGCATTAGGTGTATGagtcctctcacttataaagtgttCATTACTCCTCTAATCATCCAATGTGCgacttcttactcacacttgaattcccaacaatcttcccctcaagtgtgagtccatctCAAGTGGAAGCCTCCAATTTCTTGCACCGTCGTTGGATCTCCATCAACGGGACACGCCACCTAGCCACCATTGCTAGTctgactttcgacacaaggagctgtCACCATGGTCGCACTAACCATCGACTTTGATACCATTGTTGGGCCGCAAGAGGATAAAACTGGGGAATCATCACATTGAGCTAACAAGAGCACACCACGAGTGGATCAGataccacatctttcacccaaaatcttaagacattaggtgtatgagtcatctcacttataaagtgctcaTTACTCCTCTAAtcatccaatgtgggacttcttactcacacttaaaTTCTCAACATGATAGGAGTCTTGTTCAAGTGATtgatacaaaaataaaaataaaaagagttaAGAAAATAGTGAGCTAGCAGAAAAATAGAGAGGCATTGTTCCTCTTAAATGTTGTGTAATTCTATATGAAAATTTGAGGTATGTGCCTCACacacataaaaataaataaaataagaaataaaaagtATGTATTTAATTATGCTCATATGTTCTTTTCCGCTCTTAATCCTTTACGGCGCAATTCACTGAATCAATAGTAAGTTAGTTTACTCCTAGCGGGGGAGTTAATCTATGGAACAGAAAAGAAGTTAGATTTTAGGGAATTAATAATGAACCGCTCATGGTGGAGGTTTTTGGATTATTTTCATATGCTTTCAGCTTGCCTAGCCATTGTGGAATGTGAAACGTCTCCTAGGTAGCTACTCTTTTTTGACCCATATATATTCAAGCAATCACGTTTGCATAATTGTTGCAGCTAGTAGGGTCATTGAGTAgggccccgtttggataaacagcttaattaagcgcttatgatcataagcgcttatgacataagcgcttatttataagctatttttaaaaatttattgaaataaattaaaaataagctgtgtataagcataagctgtttttcataagctatcctgagtagcttatgaaaataagctgaaaatagcttatggcagaccataagctgtttgcataagctctcccaaacactggcataagagtttatgctgtcagataagctcaaataagctcttccaaactgggcctaggTATATTTTGGCGACGTATTAGCATATAAAAAGTATAGTTAACTCATATAGGATTCTTAGGTAGCATATATAGATAGGAGGGGAGGTGATTTAATTACTCAACAATCTCGAGGCTTCTCTTATGTGATTTTTTATCCTGTTTACTGCTTTTATCATTTTACTTGCTTGATTACATTCAACATCAATCTTATTTGCCTAGAGAATGAAATCACCTCTAGAATTAATGTTCATGCCTTAATCCCTTTGGTTCATAACTGAGACTTCATTCTTGAGCCATAGAATGCACTTGCTATTTATTGCGTGTGTGCTTTAAAATGCAACAATGCTACAATGTAATTAACATTTATGATTCTATAACAAAGCTTAAAAGAAATTTGTATATTAATAATGAAAAGAAATTACATAATATTTTGTCAGTTTAATGATTGTTGAAGTGAATTTTACATGTATACTAGATATAAAACCCATGCGTTGCATGAgtgtttttacaattttatcaacactatataaaatttattatagtttaaataaaaatattaaatatattctagatatttttttacttataaattataataaaataaaaataattgtattaaaacatttcattatgagtattagagttttctatgcgtaaataattaatactattcaaatttaataattagcattgaaataattttaacaatttaaaaatgtatttatttaaacatacaataaattataaagtgcatttcaaatattttaaatcaattaatCTGTTTTAATATCACCAAATAAATTCtatcaacatttttttttatactttttatcaacaattaattaaatttaacttTGATAGttacaataaattttaattttaattttctaaaatattatttagtaaattaattattttttaattttagccttaattatttttctctgttatacTTCTTTAAGTTGAtcttttttactaatatataatagatcaaaatttATAATTGAATAAATTTCTGAAAAAAATACACACATCATACTTTTTTGACATCCACGTCAtacttaataattttaattttaaaaatatttttataaattatttattaataaattactgcagcactttttaattttaaaactatttgctaattttctattaataaaattaattaatttcaattataaataatgttttcatataaaaactttattaaataaaattttattctaaATATCATCTTGTGTATACTCTTTACactttttaatgtatataaaaagtttattctaaaagacttaaatgattataatatattaattttttatgtatgtaaaatgttttataaaataacacaaaacaaccttataatctatattaaacaacgcatgtaactattaaaaaaaattctaagtaTATCTTTGCGAAAAGCATTTAATCATTGATTATTTctgatattttatatatttattttatataaaatatattactctgtataaattaaatttttttctcaacttgaggtcaataattaatattttaactacaTATGTTTAAATTTTCTTTATCACATTATATTTAGCTTTAACTTAAATGTATAGGAAATTTTATAgctaatatataaataattaaaaaatgaagataaataagtttataaatatattatttaatgttgttagttgaatagtttttgacattacaatttattcagttttaattttattatttaatatatttattgcaaataaaattctttatttttagtgtattttaatgtagaggtaggaattacttgatgtatttaatgcaaaaaactcaagtctcctttacatatatatatagataaatatAGCTAGCCTACTAGTACACAAAAGAGACACAATGGCTAGCTATGAGATCATACACAAAGCACAAGAATACAAGATGATTAAGTCAATATGAATACACTTTATATTTATCTCTATTGTCAACATGATAAGGAGTAAGGACACAAACAATTATTTACGTAGGAAATTTTGGACTATATATAGCAACCAGATTGAATTGTACGTATCAATCCGGGATCAAAGAAGTCTCCAACCAAAAATAGTCATGGACTTGCGTGTTAGTTAATATTGCACTCGGAAAATAGAAACTCATTTCATTATAGGTTGTCATAACTGTAGCAAGGTTGTTTTTCTCCCCCGTATATCATGTGACAAAAATGTTTAAATTGAGATTTTCCTATTGAATTCAATAGTAGTTGATCTTCTTGGAGCTGGAAATAAAAATGTTCTCATCTTTGAGAATTTCTGGAACTATACTTGCAACTGTGTCCATTGTTTTTCTTTCCAACTTGCTCGCAGAGGCCCAAGGTTTGAGCATTGCATTTTTTCAATGATGATTTTCTGAAATATTTTGTGAATTGAGTACTATATATACAAGCACCCTAATGATATGTTAGAAAAGTGTGGCAATTACCCAAGAGGGGTAGTTCAGTTGGCAACACAGGCTGAGTTTGTGGGAAGAGCACTCGAGTTCGATCCCCACACAATACACTCTGGAAGAGGAATGAAGAGTTTTAACTACGACTAAATCCCGAATCTGACGGCATACAAAGGGTGACCGGGTGTCAGATGTTTATAGAAAAAAAGTGTGGCAGTTCAATTGTAAAGATACATATCAAATGTATTAGAGAACTTCTTATTATGAGTGATGAATTGAGTAAAACTTGACCATTAAATATGAGATACATGTTTTATATaatcattaaataatttttaatctaAGCACTACATGTATATATGGTTGTATAGTAAGTATTTAATTCTCTCATCACTCACAACAAAAACTCATGAAATCGTTAGTTTATATGCAttcatgaaatttaatttttattcctttttttatttttgcctAACCATATTcttactaaaaaaattaatgcaaGAGAGTTGCTATTATagtatgattttattttttcaatacgTCGTTACATTGTTTGTTGCTATTGGttgaaatttttattattttatgactGTAGATGTACgctttccaagctttccaaaaCGTTCATCATTTCCATCAGACTTTTTTTTTGGCGCTGGATCTTCTGCCCTCCAAGTAAGTTCTCATAAGTTGTAGGCCTAGATATATAATACATGAAAATTAAGTTTGCTTATTAATAACAATTTAATTATTATCAATTGAACTTAGATTGAAGGAGCAGCTCATGAAGGAGGAAGAGGGCCAAGTTATTGggatgaaagaattgaaaagaATAAAGGTTCACAATATTGAAAATAGCATAAGAATCTTCAAAG
This window harbors:
- the LOC130712329 gene encoding uncharacterized protein LOC130712329, with the protein product MATSDSTTGSPTNDTTMVPTPTAPSSSSPKSDFHPALAVTNIKNNIPFKLEIDKDHYALWAELFETHAHATQVLHHIIPQADMEPPARTDASYARWATLDSTVKQWIYSTISFDLLSTVMEKGSTAMATWNRIASMFEDNQNSRAVALDQDFISTRMEDFPNVSAYCQRLKHISDQLRNVGAPVSDHRLVLQLVSGLTEPFRGVATLIRQSEPLPPFLKVRSMLILEESGLARMSGPASQTALHNHI